One window from the genome of Variovorax sp. PAMC26660 encodes:
- a CDS encoding TIGR03862 family flavoprotein translates to MTVSPVVAVIGGGPAGLMAAEVLSASGAQVHVYDAMPSVGRKFLLAGRGGLNLTHSEPFDVFMSRFGEHRAQLEPLLAQFGPQQVREWAGGLGIETFVGTSGRVFPTDMKAAPLLRAWLQRLRAAGVRFHMRHRWLGDGPFDTAALRFATPAGEITAKADAVVLALGGASWARLGSDGAWAPWLQAQGVDVAPLLPANCGFDGSGWSEHFSSRFAGQPFKSVAISFTDSQGRRFARKGEFVATATGIEGSLIYAASALLRDEISTQGSATLLLDLLPDRSAEQVLAAVRHPRGARSLSSHLKSRLGLEGIKAGVLHEVLSREAMQDPAQLAATIKAVPLRLVAARSIDEAISTAGGVRFDALDAQLMANALPGVFTAGEMLDWEAPTGGYLLTASMASGAAAARGAIQRLGL, encoded by the coding sequence ATGACCGTTTCTCCTGTCGTCGCCGTGATCGGTGGCGGACCTGCTGGCCTGATGGCGGCCGAAGTCCTCAGTGCGTCCGGCGCGCAAGTGCATGTGTATGACGCGATGCCCTCGGTGGGCCGCAAGTTTTTGCTCGCTGGGCGTGGCGGACTGAACCTCACGCATTCGGAGCCCTTCGATGTGTTCATGAGCCGCTTCGGCGAGCACCGCGCGCAGCTCGAACCGCTGCTCGCGCAGTTCGGGCCGCAGCAGGTGCGTGAATGGGCCGGCGGCCTGGGCATCGAGACTTTTGTCGGCACGTCAGGCCGGGTGTTTCCGACGGACATGAAGGCCGCACCTTTGCTGCGTGCGTGGCTGCAGCGGCTGCGCGCGGCAGGCGTGCGGTTCCATATGCGCCATCGCTGGCTGGGTGACGGGCCGTTCGACACCGCCGCCCTGCGTTTCGCGACGCCAGCCGGCGAGATCACGGCGAAGGCCGACGCGGTGGTGCTGGCGCTGGGCGGTGCAAGCTGGGCGCGACTGGGTTCGGATGGCGCATGGGCGCCGTGGCTGCAGGCGCAAGGCGTGGATGTCGCTCCGTTGTTGCCGGCCAATTGCGGTTTCGACGGCAGCGGCTGGAGCGAGCATTTCTCCAGTCGCTTCGCAGGCCAGCCCTTCAAGTCGGTCGCCATTTCGTTCACCGACAGCCAGGGGCGCCGGTTTGCGCGCAAGGGTGAGTTCGTGGCGACTGCCACGGGCATCGAGGGCAGCCTGATCTATGCAGCGTCGGCGCTGTTGCGCGATGAGATCTCCACTCAGGGCAGCGCGACGCTGTTGCTGGACCTGTTGCCTGATCGCAGCGCGGAACAAGTGCTGGCAGCGGTGAGGCACCCGCGCGGCGCGCGCTCCCTGAGCAGCCACCTCAAGAGTCGGCTTGGGCTTGAAGGCATCAAGGCCGGCGTACTGCACGAGGTGTTGAGCCGCGAGGCGATGCAAGACCCCGCGCAACTGGCGGCAACGATCAAGGCGGTGCCGTTGCGACTGGTTGCAGCACGGTCCATCGATGAGGCGATCAGCACTGCGGGCGGCGTGCGTTTCGATGCGCTTGACGCACAGCTCATGGCCAACGCGTTGCCCGGCGTGTTCACGGCAGGGGAGATGCTGGACTGGGAAGCGCCGACCGGCGGCTATCTGCTGACAGCCTCGATGGCGAGCGGCGCGGCGGCTGCGCGCGGCGCAATCCAGCGGCTGGGCCTGTGA
- a CDS encoding UvrD-helicase domain-containing protein encodes MNGAAYEHNGQHVTREAFYTVACDPRRSVAVEACAGAGKTWMLVSRILRALLEEGESACEPHEILAITFTKKAAGEMRERLDQWLEQFAELPPEELVKQLVMRGVDPVAALAAVPRLKGLYRRLLEGGRPVQFRTFHAWFAGLLRNAPLAVLRELGLPSNYELLEDDAEARGHTWRPFFEAVTADKNALADYYAVVATHGRSQTAKALGEALSKRVEFSLADANDVVDSGVQPVGALFPSYADATDPAQVLFDTPAICDALWAAAQALGRASAPTFSAKGSELEQAIGARHAQGVLDALLTQKGEARKFSEKLAGLEQVRIAQGHAIEHSAAQAQHAAWLFQQRMARLTRILIAAFAEVKRAHGWVDMNDVEQAAQLLLGQSALSGWVQERLDARVAHLLIDEFQDTNPLQWQALYGWLSAYTGAQGRAPRVFIVGDPKQSIYRFRRAEPQVFIAAKKFVREGLDGELLNCDHTHRNTRAVIGLVNQAMLAAQDAGEFDGYRAHTTERGDDGELLKLPAIDRDALGSAAEAAPADDGMLHWRDSLVTPRVLPEEQLLQKECEQAARWVAQRIADGTPPRQIMVLARRRSRLSAMQDELRQRHIPVQQPEKNELHDAPEVQDVVALIDALVSPAHDLSLAQALKSPLFGVDDEALVQLALRQREHPSASWFGLIQKGEGLPPVLVDAGVKLKKWQRWLMSLPPHDALDAIFHDGDVLAKFGAAVPAAMRQGALANLRGLLSASLDIEGARFATPYALVRALRAGGVRAPSVAAPDAVQLLTVHGAKGLEADTVLMLDCDAAPPRAQTMGVLVEWKGSDSAPTRFVFLASEKAPPACAASLLEEEQRARHREELNGLYVATTRARERLVLSSVRPARANEGSWWARLEPLCEPTEADEPLVALPVETGVASFSMKRMPVLPESAAEQPSTKKAADATVDARAAAFGQAMHRLLEWAVPGEPLPPAHVRAAAREFMLDAQQARGTATLAERIRAGAGAWVWDDRRVDWHGNEVTLVHEGETLRIDRLVRERASGAWWILDYKSAARPERDAALIAQMQRYRAAVQHAYPGATVRVAFLTGQGELVNLE; translated from the coding sequence ATGAACGGCGCAGCCTACGAACACAACGGCCAGCACGTCACGCGCGAGGCCTTCTACACCGTCGCCTGCGACCCGCGCCGATCGGTCGCGGTCGAGGCCTGTGCAGGCGCAGGCAAGACCTGGATGCTGGTGTCGCGCATCCTGCGTGCGTTGCTCGAAGAGGGCGAATCGGCCTGCGAGCCGCACGAGATCCTGGCGATCACCTTCACCAAGAAGGCTGCCGGCGAGATGCGCGAGCGGCTCGATCAGTGGCTGGAGCAATTCGCCGAACTGCCCCCCGAAGAACTGGTGAAGCAGCTCGTGATGCGCGGTGTCGATCCCGTCGCCGCGCTCGCTGCGGTGCCGCGCCTGAAGGGCCTCTACAGGCGCCTGCTCGAAGGCGGCCGACCGGTGCAGTTCCGAACTTTCCACGCGTGGTTTGCCGGCCTGCTGCGCAACGCGCCGCTGGCGGTGCTGCGTGAACTGGGCCTGCCGTCCAACTACGAACTTCTCGAAGACGACGCCGAGGCACGAGGCCACACCTGGCGTCCGTTCTTCGAGGCGGTCACGGCCGACAAGAACGCGCTGGCCGACTACTACGCCGTCGTCGCCACGCACGGCCGTTCGCAGACGGCCAAGGCGTTGGGCGAGGCGCTGTCCAAGCGTGTCGAGTTCTCGCTCGCCGATGCCAATGACGTCGTCGACAGCGGAGTGCAGCCCGTCGGCGCCTTGTTCCCGTCCTATGCCGATGCGACCGATCCGGCCCAGGTTCTGTTCGACACGCCGGCCATCTGCGATGCGCTGTGGGCTGCCGCGCAGGCATTGGGCCGTGCCAGCGCGCCCACCTTCTCGGCCAAGGGCAGCGAGCTGGAGCAGGCCATCGGCGCCCGCCATGCGCAGGGCGTGCTCGATGCGTTGCTGACGCAAAAGGGTGAGGCACGCAAATTCAGCGAAAAGCTTGCCGGCCTGGAGCAGGTGCGTATTGCGCAGGGCCACGCCATCGAACACAGTGCCGCGCAGGCCCAACATGCGGCATGGCTTTTTCAGCAGCGCATGGCGCGACTCACGCGCATCCTGATCGCTGCCTTCGCCGAGGTGAAGCGTGCGCACGGCTGGGTCGACATGAATGACGTCGAACAGGCCGCGCAGTTGCTGCTGGGCCAATCGGCCCTGTCGGGCTGGGTGCAGGAACGGCTCGATGCACGCGTCGCACATCTGCTGATCGATGAATTCCAGGACACCAACCCGCTGCAATGGCAGGCGCTCTACGGCTGGCTCAGCGCATACACCGGTGCACAAGGCCGTGCGCCGCGCGTCTTCATCGTGGGCGACCCGAAACAGAGCATCTACCGCTTCCGTCGCGCCGAGCCACAGGTCTTTATCGCCGCCAAGAAATTCGTGCGCGAAGGGCTCGACGGGGAATTGCTCAACTGCGATCACACCCACCGCAATACGCGCGCAGTCATCGGGCTGGTCAATCAGGCGATGCTGGCTGCACAGGACGCCGGCGAGTTCGACGGCTACCGCGCCCACACCACCGAGCGCGGCGACGACGGTGAATTGCTCAAGCTGCCGGCCATCGACCGCGATGCACTCGGTTCGGCTGCCGAAGCGGCGCCTGCCGATGACGGCATGCTGCACTGGCGCGACAGCCTCGTCACGCCGCGCGTGCTGCCCGAGGAGCAACTGCTGCAGAAGGAGTGCGAGCAGGCCGCGCGCTGGGTCGCGCAACGCATCGCCGACGGCACGCCACCGCGACAGATCATGGTGCTGGCGCGTCGGCGCAGTCGCCTGTCCGCCATGCAGGACGAACTGCGGCAGCGCCACATTCCCGTGCAGCAGCCCGAGAAGAACGAGCTGCACGATGCGCCGGAAGTGCAGGACGTGGTCGCGCTGATCGATGCGCTGGTTTCGCCCGCGCACGACCTGTCGCTGGCACAGGCGCTCAAGTCGCCGCTGTTCGGTGTCGATGACGAAGCATTGGTGCAACTGGCATTGCGCCAGCGCGAACACCCTTCGGCAAGCTGGTTCGGCTTGATCCAGAAGGGCGAGGGCCTGCCGCCGGTGTTGGTCGATGCGGGCGTCAAGCTCAAGAAATGGCAGCGCTGGTTGATGTCGCTGCCTCCTCACGATGCGCTCGATGCGATCTTTCACGACGGCGATGTGCTTGCGAAGTTCGGCGCCGCAGTGCCCGCCGCCATGCGCCAGGGCGCACTGGCCAATCTGCGCGGCCTGCTGTCCGCGTCGCTCGATATCGAGGGCGCGCGCTTCGCCACGCCTTACGCGCTGGTGCGTGCCCTGCGCGCCGGCGGCGTGCGTGCGCCGTCCGTCGCCGCGCCCGATGCGGTGCAGTTGCTGACCGTGCACGGTGCGAAGGGGCTGGAGGCCGACACTGTCCTGATGCTCGATTGCGATGCCGCGCCGCCGCGTGCGCAGACCATGGGCGTGCTGGTCGAATGGAAGGGCAGCGACAGCGCGCCGACGCGCTTCGTGTTTCTTGCGAGCGAGAAGGCGCCGCCCGCCTGCGCGGCCTCGTTGCTCGAAGAAGAGCAGCGCGCGCGCCATCGCGAAGAACTCAACGGCCTGTACGTTGCGACCACGCGGGCGCGCGAGCGGCTGGTGCTGTCGTCGGTACGGCCGGCACGCGCCAACGAAGGCAGTTGGTGGGCGCGGCTGGAGCCGTTGTGCGAGCCCACCGAGGCTGACGAGCCGCTGGTCGCGTTGCCCGTTGAGACAGGTGTCGCGAGCTTCTCGATGAAGCGGATGCCCGTGCTGCCCGAGTCCGCCGCAGAGCAGCCGTCCACCAAGAAGGCTGCGGATGCCACGGTCGATGCGCGCGCCGCGGCCTTCGGCCAGGCCATGCACCGGCTGCTCGAATGGGCCGTGCCGGGCGAGCCGCTGCCGCCGGCCCACGTGCGCGCCGCGGCGCGTGAATTCATGCTCGATGCCCAGCAGGCACGCGGCACCGCGACACTGGCTGAACGCATCCGCGCAGGTGCCGGTGCCTGGGTGTGGGACGATCGCAGGGTCGACTGGCATGGCAATGAAGTCACGCTGGTCCATGAAGGAGAGACCTTGCGCATCGACCGCCTGGTGCGCGAGCGCGCCAGCGGTGCCTGGTGGATCCTCGACTACAAATCTGCCGCGCGCCCTGAACGGGACGCGGCGCTGATCGCACAGATGCAGCGCTATCGCGCAGCAGTGCAACATGCCTACCCTGGTGCCACGGTCCGCGTCGCGTTCCTCACCGGGCAGGGCGAACTGGTAAATCTCGAATGA
- a CDS encoding RHS repeat-associated core domain-containing protein produces the protein MVVALLLLISSSVWAYIPTEKTWSLYDQTDEYPSKLAACTALGPVAADKQMRGAYSDYPGNWTILGNYRESENGLNCSYDALRKADGRVWVGNIGFRVAREFCPVNGSLASGFGCQCNWPGFEEDETHTSCRPVKTSQPPMCMSGLRAGNPILPATGEKYRGEVDWTDSGSDALSFTRTYRSNWTTDDTRASSGLGQGWSHNYSVGLNAVPVAAPRAVAITLPGGTERTFSRLSVNESWTANDSADTLTQAGDGAWIWRRSDNSSTYNFTANGRLQTTVASNGWARSYAYNGSGQVVSITNAFGRTLLLSYLDGYLVSLVTPDGRTIGYTHDSSSRLSSVVYSDGKSRTFLYESTAYPKALTGILDETGARWGTFGYDSKGRATSSVLAGGVDGYQVSYQPSGSATIIDPLGTSRSYSYRTTKGQLAVTAGSLLSGNGGSDAASRVQDANGFVTSETDFNGIVTTTAWDVARRLPTTVVYASGTPDAQTVTTQWHATFALPVLVTEAGRTTAYTYDTLGNALSKTITDTATNKTQLWQWTYTPQGLVNTTTEPNGAVTSYTYDLLGNVLTSTNALGHVTSYTYDSANRVASTTAPNGLVTTYTYDARDRLLIQTIGGQTSTLTYKAYGTVETITLPTGLVLAYTYDAAHRLTGWSNNRGESGTYTLDGIGNRTTEQIKDGTGSIAWKAARTINYLNRLSGKTEGPNQTSTFGYDANGELTRNTNGLNQSTQYSLDGLRRIKVVRDDANATATLKYNALDAVTEAKDFKGVATAYTRDAQGNATTEASADVGNASTQYDNLGLPSQITDALGQATTITRDALGRPTSLVFADGKTTTLRYDLTANSKGYLSEILDRSGTTEYTRDAFGRVTLKKQTLINGSVQQVSYGYNANGTLASIGYPNGATLTHVYDATGRLVGLNWNGNPLVTGIAWNPLGQPTAWTWAFANPAVAASRVYDTADRLTTTEFSSYVYDAAGRITSLTQNLYQPGDTDPTHSTISLVPQTWSVGYNSVGRITSFNATGNTAGFGYDANGNRNRSTRAVNGLSTSRTYTVGASSNQLTGFIQSINGASNTSVTYGYNANGDMVSDGLRSYTYDAEGRLGASTTGATDVSPTTRYAHNALGQRVFKTEPLYPPSQGNAADPGFMQSLIAFFTKLWSPSTTQAEQLGYAYVYDEQGTLIAEVGSGGTSSGGQAQYIYLPTANGLMPIAAVINDATYAVHSDHLNTPRKLTNADGQAVWQWGYSAFGEDKPTIAKNRFTNLEVAPHPGTTGISEVKFNLRYPGQYADEESGLFYNGYRTYSPPTGRYTQGDPIGLDGGWNRFGYVDGNPLKFTDPAGLQGGATTLPFPEGGISIPPWAVSLGGRALGVLGAALSLSGDTTCTCDEGYVSIYRVVSPAEFSAIASTQMYSIEGNPTGAGFKQFWLSPGDANWFQSASLIMDPRVTNTRIVTSKICKSTMASGTSFTDVGHPAISFDSASLPMVNRNAQATGGIIPYK, from the coding sequence GTGGTCGTAGCGCTCCTCCTGCTCATCAGCAGCAGTGTCTGGGCATACATTCCGACAGAGAAGACTTGGTCGCTTTACGATCAAACCGATGAATATCCATCCAAGTTAGCAGCCTGTACGGCACTTGGACCTGTGGCGGCCGATAAGCAAATGCGCGGAGCCTATAGCGACTATCCCGGCAACTGGACAATACTGGGCAACTATCGAGAGTCAGAAAATGGCTTGAATTGTTCTTACGATGCCCTGCGCAAGGCCGATGGGCGAGTTTGGGTCGGTAATATCGGTTTTCGCGTGGCGCGTGAATTTTGCCCAGTGAACGGCAGCTTGGCGTCCGGCTTTGGTTGCCAGTGCAACTGGCCGGGATTCGAGGAGGATGAAACTCACACGTCTTGCAGACCGGTTAAGACATCGCAGCCTCCCATGTGCATGTCGGGATTGCGAGCCGGCAATCCTATCCTTCCTGCGACCGGTGAGAAGTACCGTGGCGAAGTCGATTGGACCGACAGCGGTTCCGATGCCTTGTCCTTCACTCGTACCTATCGCAGCAACTGGACCACCGATGACACGAGGGCATCTTCCGGCCTTGGTCAAGGCTGGTCTCACAACTACAGTGTTGGCTTAAACGCCGTGCCCGTCGCTGCGCCAAGGGCTGTCGCGATCACTTTGCCTGGCGGCACTGAGCGCACTTTCTCACGGCTCTCTGTCAATGAAAGTTGGACTGCAAACGACAGCGCTGACACCTTAACGCAGGCAGGAGATGGCGCGTGGATATGGCGTCGTTCTGACAATAGCAGCACCTATAACTTCACTGCGAATGGTCGGTTGCAGACGACCGTGGCAAGTAACGGATGGGCCCGTAGCTACGCATACAACGGTTCGGGGCAAGTTGTCAGCATAACCAATGCATTCGGCCGCACGCTCCTCCTTTCGTACCTCGACGGATACCTAGTCTCCCTTGTTACTCCTGACGGCCGAACAATCGGATATACCCACGACAGTTCCAGCCGTCTCTCTTCCGTTGTCTATTCCGACGGTAAGAGCCGGACGTTTCTATACGAGAGCACCGCATACCCCAAGGCTCTAACCGGCATCCTCGATGAAACAGGCGCTCGCTGGGGCACTTTTGGCTACGACAGCAAAGGGCGAGCCACCAGTTCCGTACTGGCCGGGGGGGTAGACGGTTACCAAGTCAGTTATCAGCCGTCAGGCTCTGCGACGATCATCGATCCTTTGGGTACGTCGCGGTCATACAGCTATCGCACCACGAAGGGCCAACTCGCGGTCACGGCGGGCTCTCTCCTTTCAGGCAATGGTGGATCTGATGCCGCGTCCCGAGTCCAGGATGCAAATGGCTTTGTGACTTCTGAGACCGACTTCAACGGTATCGTCACCACCACGGCATGGGATGTCGCCCGCCGCCTGCCCACGACCGTGGTCTACGCCTCTGGCACCCCCGATGCTCAGACTGTAACCACTCAATGGCATGCGACCTTTGCATTGCCTGTGCTCGTGACGGAAGCTGGTCGCACCACCGCCTACACCTACGACACGCTCGGCAATGCGCTGTCGAAGACGATCACCGACACGGCCACCAACAAGACCCAACTCTGGCAGTGGACCTACACCCCTCAAGGCTTGGTGAACACCACGACAGAGCCCAATGGTGCCGTCACCAGCTACACCTACGACCTCCTCGGCAACGTCCTGACGTCCACCAACGCTCTCGGCCATGTCACCAGCTACACCTACGACAGTGCCAACCGCGTAGCCAGCACGACCGCCCCCAATGGCCTCGTCACGACCTACACCTACGACGCGCGTGACCGGTTGTTGATCCAGACCATCGGCGGCCAGACCAGCACGCTCACCTACAAGGCCTACGGCACCGTCGAGACGATCACGCTGCCCACCGGCCTCGTCCTGGCCTACACCTACGACGCAGCCCATCGCCTGACCGGCTGGAGCAACAACCGAGGCGAGAGCGGCACCTATACCCTTGATGGCATAGGTAACCGCACCACCGAACAGATCAAGGACGGCACCGGCAGCATTGCCTGGAAGGCCGCCCGCACTATCAACTATCTCAATCGCCTGAGCGGCAAGACCGAAGGTCCGAACCAGACCAGCACGTTCGGCTACGACGCCAACGGCGAACTGACCCGCAATACCAACGGTCTGAATCAGAGCACCCAGTACAGCCTGGATGGCCTGCGCCGCATCAAGGTCGTGAGAGATGACGCCAACGCAACGGCCACGCTGAAATACAACGCCCTGGACGCCGTCACCGAAGCCAAGGACTTCAAAGGCGTAGCCACCGCCTACACCCGAGACGCCCAAGGCAACGCCACCACCGAAGCCAGCGCCGACGTGGGCAACGCCAGCACCCAGTACGACAACCTGGGCCTGCCCAGCCAGATCACCGACGCCCTGGGCCAGGCCACGACGATCACCCGCGATGCGCTGGGCCGCCCCACAAGCCTGGTCTTCGCCGACGGCAAGACCACCACCCTGCGCTACGACCTCACGGCCAACAGCAAGGGGTATCTGTCCGAGATCTTGGACCGCAGCGGCACCACCGAGTACACCCGCGATGCCTTCGGCCGCGTCACCCTCAAGAAGCAGACCCTGATCAACGGCAGCGTGCAGCAGGTCAGCTACGGCTATAACGCCAACGGCACGCTGGCGAGCATCGGCTACCCCAACGGCGCCACGCTCACTCACGTCTACGACGCCACCGGCCGCCTCGTGGGCCTGAACTGGAACGGCAACCCTCTCGTCACCGGCATCGCTTGGAACCCGCTGGGCCAGCCCACCGCATGGACCTGGGCCTTCGCGAACCCCGCAGTGGCCGCCAGCCGGGTCTATGACACCGCAGACCGCCTGACCACCACCGAGTTCAGCAGCTACGTCTACGACGCCGCAGGCCGCATCACCAGCCTGACGCAGAACCTGTACCAGCCCGGTGACACCGACCCCACGCACAGCACCATCTCCCTGGTGCCGCAGACATGGAGCGTGGGCTACAACAGTGTCGGACGCATCACCAGCTTCAACGCCACGGGCAACACCGCAGGCTTCGGCTACGACGCCAACGGCAACCGGAACCGCAGCACCCGGGCCGTCAACGGCCTGAGCACCAGCCGAACCTACACGGTGGGTGCATCGAGCAACCAACTGACAGGCTTCATCCAGAGCATCAACGGCGCGAGCAACACCAGCGTCACCTATGGCTACAACGCCAACGGCGACATGGTGAGCGATGGTTTGCGCAGCTACACCTACGATGCCGAAGGGCGCCTCGGTGCATCGACCACCGGCGCCACCGATGTCAGCCCGACCACCCGATACGCCCACAACGCGTTGGGGCAACGGGTGTTCAAGACCGAGCCGCTGTATCCGCCGAGCCAGGGCAATGCGGCCGATCCAGGGTTCATGCAGAGCCTGATTGCGTTCTTCACGAAGCTGTGGAGCCCGAGCACAACGCAAGCGGAGCAGTTGGGCTATGCGTATGTCTACGACGAGCAGGGCACGTTGATCGCAGAAGTGGGCAGTGGCGGCACGAGCAGCGGCGGCCAAGCGCAGTACATCTACCTGCCCACTGCGAACGGGCTGATGCCGATTGCGGCGGTGATCAACGACGCCACCTACGCGGTACACAGCGATCACCTGAACACGCCGCGCAAGCTCACCAACGCAGACGGACAAGCGGTCTGGCAGTGGGGCTACAGCGCGTTCGGGGAAGACAAGCCGACGATTGCGAAGAACCGGTTCACGAATCTGGAAGTGGCGCCGCATCCGGGCACAACCGGCATCTCGGAAGTGAAGTTCAACCTGAGGTATCCGGGGCAGTATGCGGATGAGGAGTCGGGGCTGTTCTACAACGGGTATAGGACGTACAGCCCTCCGACTGGCCGCTACACGCAGGGCGATCCCATCGGGCTCGATGGAGGGTGGAATCGATTTGGATACGTAGATGGGAATCCGTTGAAATTCACCGACCCCGCAGGGCTGCAGGGCGGGGCAACCACACTCCCATTTCCGGAGGGAGGTATTAGCATCCCTCCATGGGCGGTCTCCTTGGGAGGCAGAGCGCTCGGCGTGCTCGGCGCAGCTCTCTCTTTAAGTGGAGATACAACGTGTACGTGCGATGAGGGGTATGTATCGATATATCGAGTAGTTAGTCCGGCTGAATTCTCTGCGATAGCGAGCACTCAAATGTATTCAATAGAGGGAAATCCAACAGGGGCCGGGTTCAAGCAGTTTTGGCTGTCTCCTGGCGACGCGAATTGGTTTCAATCCGCATCTTTAATCATGGATCCGCGCGTAACCAATACAAGAATAGTTACGTCGAAAATTTGCAAATCCACCATGGCTTCCGGAACATCTTTCACTGATGTTGGGCACCCCGCAATTAGCTTCGATAGCGCTAGTCTTCCCATGGTAAACAGAAACGCCCAAGCCACGGGTGGAATCATTCCTTACAAGTGA